One segment of Gemmatimonadota bacterium DNA contains the following:
- a CDS encoding thioredoxin family protein codes for MRIFVAVCVLMVLQSSATLAQNEASFGVMVEPKAARVGEAVAVWIDVDLSDDWHIYSATTPPGGPYPTEIVLSGAGFRQVGAVIQPRPIVEYDPNFEMNVEYYHPKVRFGVRAEVGEGMPGERVLSGEVIYMLCNATQCLPPNTYAFEIPVVVEAGPARAEYVFSSDATPPVSLDGTGSVADVERAITEGLSAFLYLSLWMGFLALLTPCVFPMIPITVSFFTKQETQSRRESVTKSLAYCGGIIFTFTGLGMVLAATLGASGAALFAANPWVNLLITAIFVAFALALFGLFEIRLPYGLVNKLNQVQGGSYGAILIMGFTFSLTSFTCTAPFVGTLLVLTAQGTWAWPILGMLVFSAAFASPFFFLALFPQSLSALPQSGGWLNSVKVVMGFLELAAALKFLSNVDLVWQWGIISREVFIAGWIAIFLLCGFYLLGKIRLPHDSALDTVGPLRLLASSGCLAFGLYLMTGLFGAPLGEWDAFFPPYGSYGEIAKIRSGEPELTWRDDYEAGLAEAKATDKPVFIDFTGYACTNCRWMEANIFPEKEVHALLKQFVRVQLYTDGRGEKYKRNRDLQEAHFGTVALPLYAIMTPGGKEITHFPGMTRDVDVFVRFLKQGVGPTVASVK; via the coding sequence ATGCGGATTTTTGTCGCGGTATGTGTTTTGATGGTGCTTCAGAGCAGTGCCACATTGGCTCAGAATGAGGCTTCGTTTGGTGTGATGGTGGAGCCAAAGGCGGCGCGCGTTGGGGAGGCTGTTGCAGTTTGGATTGATGTGGATCTTTCCGACGATTGGCATATTTATTCGGCAACGACACCGCCGGGTGGTCCCTATCCCACGGAGATTGTGCTGTCGGGCGCGGGATTTCGGCAAGTGGGGGCGGTGATTCAGCCCAGGCCTATTGTGGAATACGATCCAAATTTTGAGATGAATGTGGAATATTACCACCCCAAAGTGCGGTTTGGGGTGCGGGCAGAGGTGGGTGAGGGGATGCCGGGCGAGCGGGTGCTGTCGGGTGAAGTGATCTATATGCTTTGCAATGCGACGCAGTGTTTGCCGCCCAATACGTACGCATTTGAGATTCCCGTGGTGGTGGAGGCGGGACCTGCGCGGGCTGAGTATGTGTTTTCTTCTGATGCGACACCCCCGGTGTCGTTGGATGGCACGGGTAGCGTGGCTGATGTTGAGCGCGCGATTACAGAGGGTTTGAGCGCGTTTTTGTACCTGTCTTTGTGGATGGGTTTTCTGGCTTTGCTCACGCCGTGTGTGTTTCCGATGATTCCCATTACGGTGTCGTTTTTTACCAAGCAGGAAACGCAGAGCCGGAGGGAGTCTGTTACCAAGTCGCTGGCTTATTGCGGGGGTATTATTTTTACGTTTACCGGGCTGGGTATGGTGTTGGCGGCGACCTTAGGCGCGTCTGGCGCAGCTCTGTTTGCGGCCAATCCCTGGGTCAATTTGTTGATTACTGCGATTTTTGTGGCTTTTGCGCTGGCATTGTTTGGGCTGTTTGAGATTCGATTGCCCTACGGTTTGGTCAATAAGTTAAACCAGGTTCAGGGGGGCAGTTATGGCGCGATTCTAATTATGGGGTTCACGTTTTCTCTCACATCGTTTACGTGTACTGCGCCTTTTGTGGGGACGCTGCTGGTGCTGACGGCTCAGGGAACGTGGGCGTGGCCCATTTTGGGCATGCTGGTATTTTCGGCTGCTTTTGCCTCTCCGTTTTTCTTTTTGGCACTTTTTCCGCAGTCGCTTTCTGCCCTGCCCCAAAGCGGTGGCTGGCTAAATTCCGTGAAGGTTGTGATGGGGTTTTTGGAATTGGCCGCTGCGTTGAAATTTTTGAGCAATGTCGATCTGGTGTGGCAATGGGGTATTATTTCGCGCGAGGTCTTTATTGCGGGGTGGATCGCGATCTTTTTGCTGTGTGGTTTTTATTTGTTGGGCAAGATCCGCTTGCCACACGATTCTGCGCTCGATACAGTTGGTCCGCTGCGTTTGCTGGCGAGTAGTGGATGTTTGGCTTTTGGGCTGTATTTGATGACGGGTCTTTTTGGCGCCCCTCTGGGCGAATGGGATGCATTTTTCCCGCCTTATGGAAGTTATGGGGAAATTGCCAAGATAAGGAGTGGCGAGCCCGAACTGACCTGGCGCGATGATTACGAAGCGGGTTTGGCAGAAGCAAAGGCGACGGACAAACCGGTATTTATTGATTTTACGGGCTATGCGTGTACGAATTGCCGCTGGATGGAGGCGAATATTTTTCCAGAAAAGGAGGTGCATGCATTGTTAAAGCAGTTTGTACGGGTTCAGTTGTACACAGATGGGCGGGGAGAAAAGTACAAGCGCAATCGCGATTTGCAGGAGGCTCATTTCGGTACGGTCGCTCTGCCTTTGTACGCGATTATGACACCCGGGGGAAAAGAGATTACACATTTTCCGGGGATGACGCGCGATGTGGATGTTTTTGTCCGCTTTTTGAAACAGGGGGTCGGTCCGACAGTGGCGAGTGTGAAGTGA